A single Augochlora pura isolate Apur16 chromosome 2, APUR_v2.2.1, whole genome shotgun sequence DNA region contains:
- the LOC144474645 gene encoding transcriptional adapter 1: MTTSKELNLARKSLVASLGENAKVYFEKMKLWFQMKTTKEEFDCEARNIMTEDQVRLHNEFLICLFNKVRGLAAATPNRKIDRDKVIKEKRLRLKRKYKTDKSNFEPADMYVEVLNQTSSPVGDEPIGANRSSAQELVLPDRTFVLARLMLAAWENNMDGAEENTAHIVIAATQIFLKNILTAIFTRRKGYAVRDNTFIYNIGEPVPNSWKRNSTHILQSSDQTATKIVDPYGQVPSIKPNLEEAEQATAFAYACSTQTIPPPLKPVSTADLLRTLKMYKNLVSNHTIYATNMERLYTYTTHPTWEDFEAKKILCHQSMA; encoded by the exons atgacaaCATCAAAAGAGTTGAATTTAGCTAGAAAAAGTCTTGTAGCTTCCCTCGGAGAGAATGCAAAAGT gtattttgaaaaaatgaaactttGGTTTCAAATGaag acaacaaaagaagaatttgATTGTGAAGCAAGAAATATTATGACAGAAGATCAAGTTCGTCTTCATAACGAATTtcttatatgtttatttaataaagttagaGGACTAGCTGCTGCTACACCTAATCGtaaaatagatagagataaagttataaaagaaaaacggcTACGATTGAAACGCAAATATAAAACTGATAAATCAAACTTCGAG cCTGCAGATATGTATGTTGAGGTACTAAATCAAACATCATCACCTGTTGGAGATGAGCCCATTGGAGCAAATCGATCTAGTGCACAAGAACTTGTACTACCAGATAGAACTTTTGTATTAGCAAGATTAATGCTTGCAGCATGGGAGAATAATATGGATGGAGCAGAAGAAAATACTGCACATATTGTTATTGCTGCAACAcagatttttctgaaaaatatattgactGCAATATTTACCAGAAGAAAAGGATATGCTGTACGAGAcaacacatttatttataatattggaGAACCTGTACCTAATTCTTGGAAAAGAAATTCCACTCACATATTACAATCATCAGATCAAACTGCAACAAAAATAGTAGATCCTTATGGCCAAGTACCATCAATCAAACCAAACCTTGAAGAGGCAGAACAAGCTACAGCTTTTGCTTATGCATGTTCTACACAAACTATTCCTCCCCCATTAAAACCTGTCAGCACGGCTGATTTACTGCGCACCCTTAag ATGTACAAAAATCTGGTCAGTAATCATACTATATATGCTACAAATATGGAAcgtttatatacatatacgacACATCCGACATGGGAAGATTTTGAAGCCAAAAAAATATTGTGCCATCAATCTATGGCCTAA
- the LOC144478369 gene encoding sodium channel protein Nach: MENRNGKVFRENFKTAVERCLSILKTQTMEFCRTTGLHGYKYIGESHRFLRDRIVWAITVFVSLCIAIVIIHFSYDYYTEHRIYSVIKSTHQGIWNYPFPAVTVCDMNRVSLELTRKLVDKLKLPPSVSKEFIVHEMSLLNELLYPGQREENIRNNLSRLQYIFDTNSLSIPTIINAVTKNCESLLKACRLRTFDVDCSNIFERSVSRDGFCCSFNYITRDKYITNSVLPLKTTSCGYQSGLTFLIDLNPDDYHASFIGSVGVKVMLHDPYDYPDFDSPAELVTTRTYAFMTIEPKETYATENVHELPVSGRHCVFANEWQEAITHYSDRMYPFAKYSYRNCLTQCRANVIKTKCGCIPYYYPQNETRVCNLKDIDCLEAYKFWYKTAWPGVDLSPKVVPIADINMMKMPCDCQTDCNFYLYSVEKSEGTLNDRISHVGLRYSNYDGENNDWDNQSIIHIFFGDLVSIQYRRDVRYSWRHVFATFGGLLGLFAGFSLMSIFECIYFFVIRILTDACSKKDSTKNMVSVNY; this comes from the exons AATCGTTTGGGCAATCACGGTGTTCGTGTCCCTGTGCATCGCAATTGTGATAATACACTTTAGTTACGATTATTATACCGAACACCGCATTTATTCGGTCATCAAGTCGACCCATCAAGGGATCTGGAATTATCCGTTCCCAGCGGTGACCGTCTGCGATATGAATCGCGTGTCCCTCGAATTGACACGAAAGCTGGTTGACAAATT AAAACTGCCGCCGTCCGTATCGAAGGAATTTATTGTGCACGAGATGAGCTTGTTGAACGAGTTATTGTATCCCGGACAGCGCGAGGAAAATATTCGGAATAATCTCTCCCGTTTGCAATACATATTTGACACGAATAGCTTGTCGATTCCTACGATCATTAACGCT GTTACGAAAAACTGTGAGAGCTTACTGAAAGCATGTAGACTAAGAACTTTCGACGTCGACTGCAGCAACATCTTTGAACGAAGCGTTTCGCGCGATGGATTCTGTTGCAGTTTCAATTATATCACTCGTGACAAGTACATCACTAATAGTGT ATTACCATTGAAAACAACCTCTTGTGGATATCAAAGTGGACTCACATTCTTAATTGATCTGAATCCCGATGATTACCATGCAAGTTTTATAGGATCCGTAGGAGTCAAG GTGATGCTGCACGATCCGTACGATTATCCAGATTTCGACTCGCCAGCTGAATTAGTAACTACTCGGACATATGCGTTTATGACTATTGAACCAAAAGAAACGTACGCTACAGAAAACGTTCATGAATTGCCAGTGTCTGGAAGACATTGCGTGTTCGCGAATGAATGGCAAGAAGCAATTACACATTACTCCGACCGGATGTACCCTTTTGCTAAATACTCTTACCGGAACTGTTTAACACAATGTCGAGCTAACGTAATTAAAACAAAGTGTGGATGTATTCCGTACTATTATCCACAAAACG AAACCAGAGTGTGCAATTTGAAGGATATCGATTGTTTGGAAGCTTACAAAT TTTGGTATAAAACTGCTTGGCCAGGAGTAGATCTTTCGCCGAAGGTTGTACCTATCGCAGATATAAATATGATGAAAATGCCCTGTGATTGTCAAAcagattgcaatttttatctttattctgTAGAAAAATCAGAAGGAACACTTAACGACCGTATTTCTCATGTTGGTCTCAGATACTCAAACTATGACgg AGAAAACAATGACTGGGACAATCAgagtataatacatatattcttcGGTGACCTAGTGTCTATTCAGTATAGACGAGATGTACGCTACAGCTGGCGTCATGTATTTG CAACGTTCGGAGGTCTCCTGGGATTATTTGCTGGCTTCAGTCTGATGTCTATCTTTGAATGTATTTACTTCTTCGTTATTAGAATTCTAACAGACGCATGTTCAAAAAAAGATAGCACGAAAAACATGGTATCCGTAAATTATTAG
- the Rpl24-like gene encoding ribosomal protein L24-like, whose product MRIETCYFCSSRIFPGHGIQFVRNDCKIFKFCRSKCHAAFKKKKNPRKVKWTKACRKTVGKELAVDPSFEFERKRNIPIKYNRELWNKTMEAIKKVETIKQRRQNLHIMQRLRKGREIEQECDVKEVQRDLSLIRSPAAGLKERKKLEEAAEESTRMDESNDEQEPQEIEMN is encoded by the exons ATGCGTATAGAAACGTGTTATTTTTGTTCGTCCCGGATTTTTCCGGGACATGGAATTCAATTTGTAAGAAATGATTGTAAG atATTCAAGTTTTGTCGGTCAAAATGTCACGCTGCCttcaaaaagaagaaaaatccgAGGAAAGTCAAATGGACCAAAGCATGCAGGAAAACTGTTGGTAAAGAATTGGCTGTGGATCCATCCTTCGAATTTGAAAGGAAGAGGAATATCcccattaaatataataggGAATTATGGAATAAGACAATGGAAGCAATTAAGAAAgtagaaacaattaaacagaGAAGACAGAATCTACACATAATGCAACGATTACGTAAAGGACGTGAAATAGAACAAGAATGCGATGTGAAGGAGGTTCAGCGTGATTTGTCTCTTATAAGGTCTCCTGCTGCTGGtcttaaagaaagaaagaagttaGAAGAAGCTGCAGAAGAAAGCACAAGGATGGATGAATCCAATGATGAACAAGAGCctcaagaaatagaaatgaattga
- the Carmine gene encoding AP-3 complex subunit carmine — MIHSLFIINSSGDVFMEKHWKSAVARSLCDYFFDQQRRVLSPEDTPPVIATPHHYLISIYRCNMFFVAVCMTEVPPLFVIEFLHRVVDTFEDYFSECTETIIKENYVVVYELLDEMLDNGFPLATESNILKELIKPPNILRTIANTVTGKSNVSSTLPSGQLSNVPWRRTGVKYTNNEAYFDVVEEVDAIIDRTGATVFAEIQGYIDCCIKLSGMPDLTLSFMNPRLFDDVSFHPCVRFKRWESKRILSFIPPDGNFRLLSYHIGSQSIVAIPIYVRHNISLKEPGGGRLDITVGPKQTIGRTVENVTLEIPMPKIVLNCTLTPNQGKYSFDPVSKILFWDIGRIDVSKLPNLKGSIAIQNSASVMESNPAINVHFTINQLAVSGLKVNRLDMDGEKYKPFKGVKYITKAGKFQIRM, encoded by the exons atgattcacagtttatttattataaattcttcagG GGATGTATTCATGGAGAAACATTGGAAAAGTGCTGTTGCTAGATCATTATGTGATTACTTTTTTGATCAACAGCGAAGAGTTTTATCTCCTGAAGATACACCACCTGTAATAGCTACTCCTCATCACTATTTAATTAGTATATATCGTTGTAATATGTTTTTTGTTGCAGTTTGTATGACAGAAG TTCCACCACtatttgtaatagaatttCTACATAGAGTAGTCGATACATTTGAAGACTACTTTAGTGAATGTACAGAAAccattataaaagaaaattatgtagTTGTATATGAGTTGTTAGATGAAATGTTGGATAATGGTTTTCCATTAGCTACTGAATCTAATATTTTGAAGGAACTTATTAAACCACCGAATATCTTAAGAACCATTGCAAATACTGTCACAGGAAAATCtaa tGTGAGTTCCACATTACCAAGTGGACAACTCTCTAATGTTCCTTGGAGAAGAACAGGTGTAAAATACACAAACAATGAAGCATACTTTGATGTTGTAGAAGAAGTAGATGCCATTATTGATAGAACTGGAGCAACCGTATTTGCAGAAATTCAAGGCTAT ATTGattgttgtataaaattaagtgGTATGCCAGATTTAACACTTTCTTTTATGAATCCCAGATTATTTGATGATGTTAGTTTTCATCCTTGTGTTAGATTCAAAAGATGGGAg TCCAAACgaatactttcttttattccACCAGATGGTAACTTTCGACTTCTCTCTTACCATATAGGATCACAAAGTATTGTAGCTATTCCAATATATGTGAGACATAATATTAGCCTTAAAGAACCAGGTGGTGGTAGACTAGATATAACTGTTGGACCAAAACAAACTATTGGCCGAACT gtaGAAAATGTGACACTAGAAATTCCTATGCCAAAAATAGTATTGAATTGTACTTTAACTCCAAATCAgggaaaatattcatttgatCCTGTTAGCAAAATACTGTTTTGGGATATTGGAAGAATAGATGTGTCCAAATTACCAAATCTAAAAGGCTCG ATTGCAATTCAAAATTCGGCAAGTGTAATGGAGTCTAATCCtgcaattaat gtacattttacaatcaATCAGTTAGCAGTATCTGGCTTGAAAGTTAATCGATTAGATATGGATGGAGAGAAGTATAAACCTTTTAAGGGTGTCAAGTACATCACCAAAGCTGGAAAGTTTCAGATAAGAATGTAA
- the Dredd gene encoding caspase-8 Dredd — MVLDSDAAAVDFKRLQFEEKLDENILEKIEDDLDIDEKISILFLLTSNYAHGFQDIYPLYQKHMEQNTHILKAFIESHKNKWKYKLLEALCIIQNRKIMRKLGIPYKDLEALYVPRYRRLSTHVHSIAKCLYLLCEELTQEKATVLLQYVKSDLNKYEERLKDTDCFELHMLYWMQEKYISINLDDKVNLKNLLRHLKKFNDLILIYNDLEIYENQQNVLDNQNLNSLSKPQIKFTTSEDIPFSTGIGESIKRLEKGVCIIISEMSFSGRKYETRFGTKADCTKLSETFKGFGFTVNILENLKKHEIYQTLENIPERFGINHDCLFVCILSHGNKGSIITSDEQEISLEEIEHMICCEQLKDVIKIVIIQACQGTATGQVNENLTTDSPINRKISNILAYRNFCIFMSTMQGFVSVRHKEEGSWFIQEMCNVFQTEGSKVTFLEATRKIIQRVIEKRGKLNGTDFVAQLPELRTCRLLTNFQFPEYKATR; from the exons ATGGTTTTGGACAGTGATGCAGCCGCAGTCGATTTTAAGCGGTTACAATTTGAGGAAAAATTAGATGAGAATATATtagagaaaattgaagatgatCTTGACATTGacgaaaaaatatctattttattcttactgACCAGTAATTATGCACATGGTTTCCAAGATATTTATCCATTATATCAGAAGCATATGGAACAAAATACTCATATACTTAAAGCATTTATTGAAAGCCATAAGaacaaatggaaatataaGTTACTAGAAGCATTGTGTATCATTCAAAATCGAAAGATTATGAGAAAATTGGGAATACCATATAAAGATTTGGAAGCATTATATGTACCACGATACAGACGATTGTCAACGCATGTACATTCAATTGCAAAGTGTTTATACCTGTTATGTGAAGAATTGACACAAGAGAAAGCTACAGTGCTATTGCAGTATGTAAAAAGTGATTTGAATAAGTATGAAGAACGTTTAAAGGACACAGATTGCTTCGAGTTACATATGTTGTATTGGATGcaagaaaaatacatttcaattAACTTAG ATGATAAagtgaatttgaaaaatttacttcggcatttaaaaaagtttaatgatttgatacttatttataatgatttggaaatatatgaaaatcaGCAGAATGTGTTAGATAACCAAAACCTAAACTCCTTAAGTAAGCCTCAGATAAAATTTACTACATCTGAAGACATTCCATTTTCTACGGGTATAGGAGAATCTATAAAGAGATTGGAAAAAGGAGTTTGCATAATTATAAGTGAAATGTCCTTTTCAGGTCGTAAG taCGAGACTCGGTTTGGAACAAAGGCCGATTGTACAAAGTTATCAGAAACATTTAAAGGATTTGGTTTCACTGTTAATATACTCGAAAACTTGAAAAAACATGAAATATATCAAACATTGGAAAATATTCCAGAGAGATTTGGAATTAACCATGATTGTCTATTTGTATGTATTTTAAGTCATGGAAATAAAG GAAGTATTATTACCTCTGACGAACAAGAAATTAGTCTTGAAGAAATTGAACATATGATTTGCTGTGAACAGTTGAAGGatgtcattaaaattgttattatacaaGCTTGTCAAGGAACAGCAAcag GACAAGTAAATGAGAATTTAACTACGGATAGTCCTATCAATCGCAagatttcaaacattttagCATATAGAAACTTCTGCATATTCATGTCCACGATGCAAGGTTTTGTGTCTGTACGTCACAAAGAAGAAG GATCGTGGTTTATACAAGAAATGTGTAATGTATTTCAAACCGAGGGATCCAAAGTAACGTTTTTGGAAGCtactagaaaaataattcagcgAGTTAtagaaaagagaggaaaattGAATGGAACAGATTTCGTTGCTCAATTACCCGAATTACGCACATGTAGATTgcttacaaattttcaatttccagaATATAAAGCAACCAGATAG